One Cyanobacteriota bacterium DNA window includes the following coding sequences:
- a CDS encoding Rieske 2Fe-2S domain-containing protein has translation LNAVCTHLGCVVPWNGGENKFICPCHGSQYDSTGKVVRGPAPLSLALVHTVVADDKVSFVPWTETDFRTGEDPWWA, from the coding sequence GCCTTAATGCAGTGTGCACTCACTTGGGCTGCGTTGTGCCCTGGAATGGCGGTGAGAACAAGTTTATCTGTCCCTGCCATGGTTCTCAGTATGACAGCACAGGTAAGGTAGTACGTGGCCCTGCACCGCTATCACTGGCTTTGGTACATACTGTCGTTGCTGATGACAAAGTTAGTTTTGTTCCTTGGACGGAAACCGATTTCCGCACGGGTGAAGATCCCTGGTGGGCTTAG